One Candidatus Limnocylindrales bacterium genomic window, ACTTCTCAGAGCGTATTTACCCAGGCATTACCGGGATCCCTTACAGCAGAAGAAGCCATTAAGGTCTGTAACCTCCTTGACCCTTTCCTCAAATTTCCGAAAAGAAGAATTCGAGAATGCGGTCAAAAAGGCTATTGAGTATGTAGAAGCCGGAGACATTATTCAGGTTGTTTTATCCCAAAGGTTGCAGACCTCCCTTTCGGCAGACCCGTTTGACGTCTACAGAGCTTTACGGACGATCAATCCTTCTCCTTACATGTTTTACTTAAAATTAAAAGATTTGTGGCTTGCGGGTTCCTCACCGGAGGTTTTAGTCCGTTTGGAAAATGAGAGGATCGAGGTTCGTCCCATAGCCGGTACCCGCCGTCGGGGGCGTGATGATGAAGAGGATAAAAAACTCATGGCGGATTTGTTGGCCGATCCTAAGGAGCGAGCTGAACACGTCATGTTGGTAGACTTGGGGCGAAACGATGTAGGAAGGGTTTCCGAACCGGGAACCGTAGAAGTCAATGAGTTGATGGTTATCGAGAAATATTCCCATGTGATGCATATAGTTTCCAACGTCCGGGGCATCTTGAAGAAAGGTTGTGATGCCTTTGACGTCTTTCGTTCTTGTTTTCCGGCCGGAACGGTATCCGGTGCTCCCAAAATCCGGGCCATGGAGATTATTGAAGAACTGGAGCATACCCGCCGTGGTCCTTATGCCGGAGCTGTAGGTTATTTTAGTTTCTCTGGGAATATGGATACCTGCATCACCATCCGTACCATTGTAATGAAAGACCATATGGCCTACATTCAAGCCGGGGCCGGCATTGTGGCCGACTCTATTCCCGAAAAGGAATATGAAGAAACCATGAATAAAGCCAGGGCTATGATGAAGGCTATTGAAATGGCGGAGAGAGGACTGGATTGAAAAGAAAAGTATTCTCCCCAAAGGGCCCCAAAGAACTTCCAAAAGTCTAGAAAACTTTGGGGTTCTGGGGGTAAATTAAACCTATGATTCTGATGATTGATAATTACGATTCGTTTACTTATAATTTAGTCCAGTATCTCAGCGAATTGGGCGCTGAGGTTCAAACCTATCGTAACGATCAAATAACCCTTGCAGAGATCGAAGCGCTCGCTCCGGAAAAGATTGTCATCTCTCCGGGACCCTGTTCCCCGGCAGAGGCCGGAATTTCCGTAGAGCTTATCCGACACTTCTACACGAAAATACCCATTCTAGGGGTCTGTCTGGGTCATCAAAGCATCGGAGCCGCTTTTGGTGGTGAAGTCGTTCGGGCGGACCGAATCATGCATGGAAAAACCTCCATGATTTATCATGATGGAAAAACTATTTTTCGAGATTTAGAAAACCCTTTTGAAGCAACCCGCTATCATTCACTTATCGTAAAACGAGAGACCCTTCCTCCTTGTCTGGAGATCAGTGCTGAGACCAAAGAGAAAGAAATTATGGGATTACGCCACCGGGAGTATCCCATAGAAGGGGTTCAGTTTCACCCGGAGTCTATCTTAACTCCGATGGGGAAAAAATTATTGAAAAATTTTCTACAAAACTAAGATTAAAAATATCCTTTTGTAAGATCGGAAGAGTGAAAGATTATCCAGGGTCTCTAAGGTTTTAAAGACCTTGGGGAACCCGTTCCAGGATAGTTTCTAAAAGGAATTTTATGGAAAAAAAACGGATATTGACCGGAGATCGTCCTACCGGTAAGCTACACCTGGGTCACTACGTGGGTACCCTGGCAAATAGAATTCGACTTCAATACGAATATGAGAGTTTTTTCATCATTGCCGACCTGCATATGCTCACCACCCGAAATGCACCGGAAGATATCGCCCAGAGTGCCCAAAACATTCGGGACCTGGTCCTGGACTCCTTAGCTGCAGGGATCGATCCGGCAGTTGCTACCTTCTATATTCAATCTGCGGTTCCCGAAGTTTGTGAACTTTATACCCTCTTCCAGAATTTGATCACCGTCCCACGGCTGGAGCGATTGCCCAGTTTGAAAGAAATGGCCCGGGATGCCAACAAAGAAGAAATGCCCTTTGGATTGCTGGGCTATCCGGTCCTCCAGGCAGCAGATATCCTCTGCGTTCGCGCTCATCTGGTTCCTGTGGGAAAAGATAATATAGCCCATGTAGAAGTCACCCGAGAGATTGCCCGCCGCTTCAATCACCTCTACGGGGAAGTCTTTCCCATACCGGAGGGACTCGTTGGAGAGGTGCCGACCTTAGTCGGTACCGATGGACAGACCAAAATGAGTAAAAGCCTGGGTAACGCTATTTTCTTAAGTGATGATGCCCAAACGGTACGAAAGAAAGTCTTCAGCATGTATACCGATCCGGCTCGAATTCGTGCCGACATTCCGGGACGGGTTGAAGGAAATCCGGTCTTTATCTATCACGATACCTTCAACCCTAACAAAGAAGAGGTAGAAGACCTTAAAACCCGATACCGACAGGGTCGGGTCGGAGACTGGGAAGTTAAAGAAAAACTTGCCAGGGCCCTCAACCAATTCTTGGAACCTATCCGGGAACGTCGGGCTTTTTATGAAAATCAACCCGGATTTATAGAAGAAATTATTTACAAAGGAACCCTTCGCGTTCGTGGGGAAGCGAAGGCAACCTTACAGGCTGCAAGAAAAGCCATGGGACTTACCCAGGTTTGGGACCAATTCAAACTCACTTCATCTGATCAAAGGGATTCTCATTGATAACATCCAGATGACTTGTATCGTTGATAACAATACGGGTAACTTCGGTACCGTTAATATCAACAATGCTTGCAGAGGCGTTATTCTGATGGATCTCTCGATGGCGGGATAAACCTATCCCGAGAAGGCTGGCCAGAATGATTCGGTTGATTTGAGCATGGGCCACGACGGCTACCGCGCCTGAAGGATATTTCTCGATGATAGACTTAATAACAGGCATAGCCCGGGCTTGCGCTATGACCGGAGACTCACCTTGAGGGACGGGAAAGTCAACCTCCCCGGCTTTCCAACGGGCTATAATTTTATTAAGCTCCCCCATGGTAATTTCATTGATGGGTTGTCCCGTTAAAAAACCATAATCAAATTCGTTAAGTTCTGGAACAGGTTGAAAGGTCAACCCGCAGATCCGTGCAATTTCCTCAGCCGTCTCCCTGGCCCGTCTCAACGCACTGGAGTAAATGGCCTTCAAATTCTCCGATTTAAATCGCTGTCCAAGAGCTTTAGCCTGTCTTCGTCCTAAAGGACTTAAGGCGGGGTCGAGATCCCCACCTTGAAATATGCCTGCCGAATTGAGCTCACTTTCGCCATGTCGAATTAAAATCAGTCTCATTTTGCCAGCTTCCCTGAAGGGTCACGAAAAACCACCTGGAAAGAAACCTGATAACCACTCGCCCTGTTACCTAGAGATAATCCCCTACCTGTCAAGCTAAGGAATAAAAAATCCCATATAGCGACCTGTTTACAGCTCTCCTCCTAAACCACCATCTGAACCTGGAAGCAAAGGTGTACCCCCTTGTAATTTGATGAATAGGGTCCCTCCGCCTGGGTTTCTGGGGCCTGGGAGTGCAAGCCAGGACGCCCGTACTTTGATAAACAGGATCATCCCAGTGGGGTCTCTAAAAGCTAGCTTGATCCATGGGGAAACTCCCTTACCACCTCACCCTTCAACAGAATACCGCTTAGATCCTATCTTAATAGGGAAATGGTATAAAATAATTTCCCCGTGATCCTTCGTGGCCCTTCAGGGATATATTTAGCTTTTCCTAAAGTAGAACTGAGGTATCCCCCCTGTCAATAAGATTCTTTACCTAAAACCCCAGGAAAGTCATTGACACTTTTCGGATTCAACGTTACAACTATATTTAATTAATCCTGTTATAACAAAGGATGCTGGTTCAATTTTGAAATGAGCCGTCAACGACAAAAAACCTGATGGAATCTAAAGAGGTATTGACTTTGTGATGTAAAGTAACTAACTATTCATTTTGAATTATTGCTGAAACGGGTTATAAGTTCTTTCGAAGCCAGGAGTAAGCGGTTAATTACCGATAATTCATCACAGACTACAGCTTACAGACTACAGATTACGAACCCATGAAAAAACATAAAAAGAGTGAGTTATTGCTCAAGGAGGCTCACCCTGAGGTTCAGGCAGATGCTTATCGAGAATCCTTAGAAGAGTATCATACGAAAATCCAGGACCTTAAAGAGGAGATCCAGCGGGTGATTGTAGGGCAAAATCAGATGATCGACAGCCTCCTTATCGGACTCCTTGCAAACGGGCATATCCTTCTGGAAGGTGTTCCAGGCCTTGCTAAAACTTTAACCATCAAAACCTTTGCTAAAGCCATGTCGGCCAGCTTTCAACGGATCCAATTCACGCCAGACTTGTTACCAGCCGATGTGATTGGAACTCTCATTTATAATCCTAAAGATGCCGAGTTTGTTCCTAAGTTAGGTCCTATCTTTGCTCATTTTGTTCTGGCCGATGAGATCAACCGGGCTCCTGCCAAAGTACAGAGCGCTCTTCTGGAGGCTATGCAAGAAAGACAGGTTACCATCGGCAAAGAAACCCACCTTCTCCCTGAACCTTTTCTTGTTCTGGCCACGCAAAATCCCATTGAACAGGAAGGGACCTATAACCTTCCAGAAGCCCAGGTGGATCGTTTTATGTTGAAGGTTAAGGTAGGCTATCCGGATTTACAGGAGGAAAAAGAAATTATCCATCGAGACTTTGACACCATCAAAATCAACCCGGTCCTGGCCCCTGAAGAAGTAACAGAGATCCGACACCTGATCCATAAAACAATTTACATGGATGAAAAGATAGAAGATTACCTTCTACTCATTATCTTCGCTACCCGAAAAAATAAGGAGATTTTGCAGAAATTTGGATTGGAGGCGTTGGCCCCTTATATCCGGTATGGTTCTTCCCCTCGAGGTTCTCAAGCCCTTAAAACTGCCGCTCTGGTTCAGGCTTATTTACAGGGGCGATGGTATGTGATTCCGGAAGATATCGAGGCGGTCGTCCTGAGTGTTCTCCGCCATCGGGTTATCCTTTCCCCAAAGGCAGAGGCCGAGGAAAAAACAGCCGACGAGATATTAGAACAGGTTTTGGAGAAGATTCCTGTCCCCTGAAGCAAGTGCAGAAGGGTGAGCAGATAAGAGATAAGAAAGCATGACCCTGTTGTCCTTTATCTTTACCTTGGGTATAAATGGATCGTAGCGATGTTCTGAAAAAGAAACAACGCCTAGAGCTTTTTACCAGGCTTAAGACCCTCAGTCCGCTGGCCGGGGAATGGGACAGTTCTTTGGAAGGAGAAGGTTCTGATCTGTCTGAGATTCGGGAATACCAGCCCGGGGATGATATCCGAAAAATCGATTGGAAAACCACGGCAAAAATGGGCCAGTTTTATATGAAGACTTTCCTGGCCGAACGTGATCTAACAGTTATGATCCTTTTAGATCAAAGTCGATCGATGCGGTTTGGATCCCTGGCCAGGAAGAAACAGGAAACCCAGGCCATGGTCGTAGGACTTCTGGCTCTGTCCGCTCTTGTAAAAAATAACCGGGTAGGACTTATCGGATTTACCGATCAGATTGAAACGTATATTCCTCCCCAGCGGGGACGCGGACATCTGTGGAAAATTATCGATGTTCTTCTCACCGAACCGAAAAATCCAAAAACGAGCTTAAAATGTGCCCTGGATTGGTTGGAAGCCCGAGTAAAAAAAAGCCTGGTTTTCATCGTTTCAGATTTTCTCATCGATCCGGCAGAGTTTGAGCTTCTTCGCTATCTCAACAAAGAGTACGATCTTATTCCTGTAATTATCGAAGATCAGCGGGAGCTGGAGCTTCCTAAAGGGAAGGGGCTCGTAAGACTCCAGGACATGGAAACAGGTCAGATCCTCCTGTGGGATGCCGTCCAGGATGGAGAGGTATTTGCTGCGTTGATGCAAAAATGGAGACAAACCCGGCAAGAAGCCTTTTCTGCCTTGGGATTGGATTATGTCACTTTTTCAACAGAAGAGGATACCTATGTAGAAAAAATCGACGCCCTCTTCCAGAAGAGACGAATGCGAAGGGTGAATTAATGGCCTCTGGGATCCGTAATTCCCCCAGTCCACGGGGGGATGGAAGGGAGGCTTTTTCCTTTTATCTGTAATAACGGACCATGAATAAAAGACCCATGAATGTTTTCGTTTATTTACTCTTCTTCTTTTTTTTGGAAATCAATTCCTGGGTTTCTGCCCAGGCCCTTCAGGATATCGTAAGATCTCCATCCAATCCCTCAAATACCGCTACACCCAATAAGGCCAAATTTGTCATTACCGATTTTTACTACCGGGATGACGAAGGGAAAAAAGTTCCCTTGGTCCTCTACTTGAAAGCCTTTGCAGTCCGGCTTAGACCCGGGGTTAAACCGGAGAGTTTCATGGGCCTTTATAAAGAGGATTCCAGAGTAGCAGGAATTACAGATCGACCGGATTTAAACCTTTTGATTGTGCAGGTCAAGAAAGAGATTCAATCCGATCAGAATCTCTTAGATATCCTCAATGAAGTCAATACCAGTTCGTCCATGGTTCAATTTGCAACGCCTATTGTTCAAACTCAGGGAAAAACGCTGATATTGACCGATGAGTTCACGGCCAGATTTAAATCCTTTGTTACTCCTGAAGAGATTAATGAATTTAATAAAAAACATCAACTGGAAAGACTCTCAGTAGAGAAAGAGAACAATAAGTACCAACTTTTTGTTTTACAACTGACCCCGGCTTCGGATAAAAATATTCTTCAGATGGTTCATACCTATGAAGAAAGTGATCTGGTTAAAAATGCGCGGCCCCGATTCCTCTCTCTTCCAAAACCCCTGGTTGTAAAGGCCTATTTAACCCCTTCGGTTGTTAATCCAGGAGATCCGGTCCTGTACCGGTTACAGATAATTCGAGACGAGAATGTCCAGATTGAAGAATCGCTTCTTTCGCCGGGTTCCATTAATCTCAAACCGGCTCATTTAGATGCCAAGGCGTTCAAAATCCTGGATGATCCTGGCAGCCCTTTGCCAGGAACTCAATCCGAATCACGGACCGAAGATAATCAGATCCTCACGACCAGGAATTATCGGCTGGTGTTTTATGCCCCCGGAGAATACGAAATTCCTTCTGTTAACATCCTTTATACGATTAAAAAAGAAGGATCTGATCAGGGGCCTGGAGAAACTCAAGAAATCCAGACAGATCCCATACCGGTTAAAGTCGTCTCTCTACTTCCGGCAAACATGAAGGACATTAACGGTATTCCTTTAGAAGGGCCTTTAACAAACCTGCCGGAGATATCTAAATTTTCTGCCTATCGTACCTTGTTGTTAGGATTTATACTCCTTATTTTTTCCCTGGTCGGCCTGTTCCTGCTGATCTACACCTGGACCAGACAAAGCAAGGAACGGTCCCTTAAAGAAGTTTCCGGAAAAGAAAAAGCCGTTTCAGAACTGAAAAAGTTAGAGGAATATCTTCAAGGAGAAGCAAGTCAACCGGTTTCATCCATCCTGTATGAACAGATCCCTCGCTCCTTTCGGAAAGCTTTGGGCTTATTCTATGGGTTTCCTGCAGAGTCGGGTTCTACCTCGAAAGTTCTGAAGCAATTGGAATCTCTCAAGGCCGAGACGGTGGTTTACAAAGCAACGCAACTTATCCTTCAGGAATACGGCGATAAGCGATTTTTACCCAGAGATCTCCGACCTGTTCCCGTTCAACAGGAAGTTGAAAAGATTTTATCGACCGTGCGGGAAGTAGCACAGCATTTTGAGAATTGTCTTTAATCTTTTATTTTGTACGTTGTTGGTTGTCCATTAGGGTGAAGACGGTGAACAGCGGATAAAACAGGCAGGTATGAAGTATCTTCATCTGATCTGGAAAAATGCCATGCGGAATAAAATTCGGAGCATTCTAACCATTTTAAGTCTGGCTATTTCCTTGTTTCTGCTGACGACCATTCTGGCCTTCTGGACTACCCTTAATCGGACTCCGGATAGTCTGGATGCCCAACTACGATTGGTTGTTCGCCATGCTGTATCTTTAGCGAATATGCTTCCTATGTCCTATCAACAGGAAATTGAGAAGATCCCGGGGGTCAAACAGGTGGTTCCCATGCAATGGTTCGGGGGGGTTTATATCGATGAAAAGAATTTCTTTGCCCAGTTTGCCACAGAGCCCGATAAAATTTTTGAAATGTATAGCGAATATCAAATCCCTCCGGATCAACTGGAGAGTTTCATCAAGGATCGGACCGGAGTTGTCGTAGGGAAGACCCTGGCAGATCGATTTAACTGGAAAGTAGGAGATCGAATTACCCTGATAGGTCGTATTTTTCCTGTAAATATGGAGTTAACCATTCGAGGTATTTACACGGCTCCAACCAAGGAAGATGCCAGTGCGGTTTTTTTTAGTCGAGAATATTGGAATGAAGCCATGGGGCGACCTAATGTGATAGGAACTTTTGCAGTTAAAGCCAAGAGTATTGAGGATATCCCCCGGATTATCGATGCCATCGATGCGCGGTTTCAGAACTCGATAGCCCAAACTAAGACGGAGACAGAAAAAGCTTTTCAACTCAGCTTTGTTTCCATGTTAGGAAATGTCAAGCTTTTAATTGCCAGTGTCAACGCGGTGGTCTTGTTCGCCATTCTATTGGTGGTAGCCAATACCATGGCCATTGCCATGCGGGAGCGAACGCGGGAAGTGGCTATTTTGAAAACGGTCGGTTTTCGCCGTAAAACCCTTCTGCTGCTTCTTATTTCAGAATCCCTGCTCATTTGCTTCTTGGGGTGGGTTTTGGGATGTTTAGGAGCCTGGTTGATCTGGTCTTCGGTCGATCTAACCAATATGGGAGGCGGATTTTTAAGTCAGCTCTATGTGACTCCTTCTATTTTAGGATTAGGTTTGATCGTCGCGTTTTTACTCGGTTTGTTCAGTGCCGGAATCCCGGTCTGGCATGCATCGCAAATTACCGTGGCTCAGGCACTGAGACAATTGTAAAGAAGGAGAGGGAAGGCAATGGCCATTCCTTTAAAATACAATATTCGCAATCTTCAGGCACGCTTTGTGACCACACTGGTAACTGCCCTGAGTATTAGCTTAACCGTAGCTATCTTCATAACCCTCATGGCCCTGGCCAACGGATTAAGGATGGCCTTTGTTTCCACAGGTCATCCCAGGAACCTCATCGTGCTACGACAGAATGCGGGTACAGAGACCAACAGTACCATAACGCCGGAAGCTTTTCAGGTCCTCAAATACCTGCCCGGGGTTGCTCGAAACGAAAAAGGAGAACCCCTGGCCTCAGCAGAAACCATTGTGTTAATCAATCTGCCCCGTGTTAATACCACGGAGCGCTCCAACGTGCTCATTCGGGGTCTTTCCTTTTCGGGCCTTGCTCTTCATCCTCAAGTTAAGCTGGTGGAAGGACGATGGTTCGAGCCGGGCTCCCGGGAAATCGTGGTGAGTCGTCAGATCTCCCGTCGATTTCAGAAAACTCAGATGGGAGATACCTTACGCTTTGGAAAGGGGGATTGGAAAGTCGTAGGTATTTTTGAAGCGGCCGGTACGGCCTACGACTCTGAAATCTGGTGCGATGGAAATCAGGTAAGGGATGATTATAATCGACACCTGTATTCTTCTGTCTACCTGCAGGTAGAAGATTCTACGCTGCTGGAACCCCTTTCCAAAAGAATCCATGATGACCAGCGCCTCCAGTTAGATGCCAAGGGAGAGCTTCAGTACTACGCAGAACAAACCGGAGCCGGAAAGATTATCCAGGTTTATGGAATGTTTATCAGTATTGTTATGGCTATCGGTTCTGGCTTTGCTGCAATGAACGCCATGTATGGGGCCGTTGTGAATCGCTTTCGGGAAATCGGTATTCTAAGGGTATTGGGATTTTCTAAAATGAGTATCCTCCTTTCCTTTGCCCTCGAATCTTTAATTCTGGCCCTTATAGGGGGTGTGATAGGATGTTTACTGGCCCTACCGATTAACGGAATTTCAACGGGAACTACCAACTTTCAAACCTTTAGTGAGATCGCTTTTACATTTCGGGTTACCCCGGAATTACTTTTATGGGGAATGATCTTTTCCGGGCTGATCGGCCTCTGGAGCGGTTTGTTTCCGGCTGTTCGGGCAGCACGAAAACCTATCCTTGAAGCCTTGCGGGCCGTGGTTTAATTTTACATACCTTGTACCACCTTCTGAGCGATCTTCCCGGGGAAAGACTTGACTGGTAAAATCTAAATGTATTATTATGTCCAATATAGGATCAATCGGGTTTTAAGGCAGGTAATTGTCTGATCGACCGAACAACCTATACCAGCTTTGCGTACCCGAGGTAACCTCACAGATCCTCTGCCCGATACAGAGAGAAGAACTTAATTTCTTATTCGGGTAAAATGACAGGGGTTAATCAACGGGATTTGACAGATTAGAGAATTGAAGAAGGCCGTGTCCGAGTTTGATTCTTTAGACGAGGAGCTTCTGAGTCTTCGGATTGATGAAGCTCAAAAAGTTGATTTCGACCGTCGATCGAGGTCTAGAAGACGTTACCTGTTCTATTTTATTTTGCTTTTGATCCTAGCCGGAGGAAGCTGGGTCGGATGGAAATACCTTACCGGTGTACATCCTGTTGAAGTAGAGGTGGTATCGGTGCAGGTTATCCCATCGGGATCTTCAACTCCAGGCATGTTGGGAACCCAGTCTCTGCCGACAGTATTAACGGCCGGTGGTTATATCATCCCTCGCCGTAAAATTCAATTAAGCTCCAAAGTAACCGGGCGGGTTGCTTCGGTTGAAGTCGAGAAAGGGGACCTGGTGAAAAAAGGTCAGTTACTGGTTAAATTGGAAGATGCAGAGTTTCGGGCGCAGGTAGACGAAGCCTATGCCAATTTACAGGTAGCCCAGGCTCGTTTGAAGGAGCTGGAGATGGGTTCCCGACCCCAGGAGATCGAACAGGCAAGAGCCAATGTAGAGCTCGCCGAAGCCAACTTACGAAACGCAAAACTTAATTACGATCGGGCTATACGACTTTTTAAAAGCGGGGTTATCTCCAAAGGTGATTATGATAAAACCGAGACGGCCTATGAAGTGGCCCGGGCTCAGGTAACCGATGCAAAAAAACGTTACGAGCTGATTAAGCTGGGACCTCGACGTGAGCAAATTGAACTGGCCCGTAGTCAGGTGGAAGCTGCCAAAGCCTCTCTGGCAGGAGCCCAGACCTTCTTAGAAGCCACCGAGATAAGGGCTCCTATCGATGGAACCATCCTTGAAAAACTGGTCGAAGTGGGAGAAATGGTTACAACTTCTTTTGTAGGGGAGCGAGGAGCCAAGTCTTCGGTGGTCTCCCTGGCCGATCTTAATGATTTGCAGGTAGAGCTGGATATAAGCCAATCCGACTTTAACAGGCTCCAGATGAATCAGAAAGCCATCGTTACCCCGGAAGCCTATTCGGATCGTAAGTATGATGGAATCTTGGTTGAGATAGCTCCGGAAGCTAACCGTCAGAAAGCTACCGTCCAGGTTAAAGTTAAAATCCTTAATCCCGATAAATATCTGCGGCCGGAGATGAATGCAAAGGTTACTTTTCTTGCCGATGAACTTCACCGGCCAGAAGGATCTCCACCCTTGTCTTCCCTGGTAAATCGTATTATTATCCCCAAATCTGCGCTTATTCGCAGTGGGAATACAGTTAGAATCTTCCTGGTACAAGATTCCAAAGCCGTAGCTCAAGAGGTTAAACTGGGAGGGGAAACAGAACAGGGATTTGAAGTGCTTGAAGGGCTGGTTGGCGGAGAGAAGGTTATTGTTAGCGGTTTGGATAAGATAAAGCCGGGGGATCCAGTGAAAATCAAGGGAATGTAGGATGGGCCGATCCTCCTGTATATAAGGATAACTCATGGGTAATGCGCTGGTTCAAATCCAAAATTTAAGTAAATCCTTCCGCCGGGATTCTATTGAAATTCGGGTGTTAGAGCATATTAACCTGGAGGTAAAAGAAGGAGAATTTCTGGCTCTTATGGGACCTTCCGGATCCGGCAAATCCACTCTGCTTAATATTATCGCAGGAATTGATAAACCAACCACAGGAGAGGTCCGGGTTTTAAATACCCGAATTGCCTCTTTAAGCGAGGATGAGCTGGCTATCTGGCGAAATCGCCATATTGGCTTTGTTTTCCAGGCCTTCAATCTCATTCCGGTCCTGACAGCCTTTGAAAATGTCGAAATACCTTTGCTATTAACCAGGCTTTCTAAGAAAGATCGAACCCGGCAGGTTATGACGGCGTTAAAACTGGTGGGGCTCAGTGATCGGGCTTCGCACTATCCCAGACAACTTTCCGGAGGACAGGAACAGCGGGTTGCCATAGCCCGGGCCATTGTCACGGATCCCGACTTAATCCTGGCAGATGAACCAACTGGAGATTTAGATGCCCAGTCAGCCAATGAAGTCTTAACTATTCTGGAAAAGCTGAATAAAAGCCTTAAAAAAACCATTATCCTGGTGACCCATGACCCCCACGCAGCCCAACGTGCCACCCGCATTCAGCATCTGGAGAAAGGTACTTTGAGAAAAGATGAGGGATAGATAAATGATACATTTTGCCCATCCAGAAGGTTTTTTGCTTCTGTTTCCTGTTATGGGAGCCCTCTTCCTTTATGGAAAGAGGCAAAAAGAGGTTTTAGGGTACCCAAGTTTGAATCCGATCCTGACCCATCTGATCCCCGCCTCTCCTTTCAAACAATATTTACCCGGGGTTTTGAAATTATTATCGACTCTCCTGTGGGTGATAGCCATCTCAGATCCCCAGTATCAAGTTAAAGAGACTTTAAAAATGAGGGAGAGTCGGGAAATAATCCTTGTCCTGGATCTTTCGGAGAGCATGAGCTGGAGTTTAAGAGGGGAATTTAAAGCGGAAAATATCGAAGATTCCCGGGAGGCCGTAGCCAAAAAGGCAGTTCAGCGATTTATCGAGAGTCGAGAAGAATCAGCTTTACTGGAAAGTCATAAAAGTGGTTCTCAAACCCATCCTTATCTTCAAAACCTCGATTTTCAATCCCTGGAAACGGATAAAGATCGCATCGGTCTCATCGTATTTAGCAGTGATGCCTACGTCAAATTTCCCCCCACAACCGACTATAAAATTCTTAAAGAACATCTCTCCGAGGTCAGTTCCCACCTCCCTGAATTGGGAACCAATACGGAATTGGAGAAAGCCCTTTTTACGGCTGTTATATTAACTCTACGACCTTTCCTTGGAGCTCAAGAAATCACAGACATGGAAAACAACCTGAAATCGGGCTCCAACAGGCTTTATATTCCAGACTCTTTAACAAAAAGGAAATCTCCAGGTAAGGGCAAGGTC contains:
- a CDS encoding ABC transporter permease — protein: MAIPLKYNIRNLQARFVTTLVTALSISLTVAIFITLMALANGLRMAFVSTGHPRNLIVLRQNAGTETNSTITPEAFQVLKYLPGVARNEKGEPLASAETIVLINLPRVNTTERSNVLIRGLSFSGLALHPQVKLVEGRWFEPGSREIVVSRQISRRFQKTQMGDTLRFGKGDWKVVGIFEAAGTAYDSEIWCDGNQVRDDYNRHLYSSVYLQVEDSTLLEPLSKRIHDDQRLQLDAKGELQYYAEQTGAGKIIQVYGMFISIVMAIGSGFAAMNAMYGAVVNRFREIGILRVLGFSKMSILLSFALESLILALIGGVIGCLLALPINGISTGTTNFQTFSEIAFTFRVTPELLLWGMIFSGLIGLWSGLFPAVRAARKPILEALRAVV
- a CDS encoding VWA domain-containing protein translates to MIHFAHPEGFLLLFPVMGALFLYGKRQKEVLGYPSLNPILTHLIPASPFKQYLPGVLKLLSTLLWVIAISDPQYQVKETLKMRESREIILVLDLSESMSWSLRGEFKAENIEDSREAVAKKAVQRFIESREESALLESHKSGSQTHPYLQNLDFQSLETDKDRIGLIVFSSDAYVKFPPTTDYKILKEHLSEVSSHLPELGTNTELEKALFTAVILTLRPFLGAQEITDMENNLKSGSNRLYIPDSLTKRKSPGKGKVIILFTDGEIEIPTQKPTGAVLVDDGPVKKYTYNAAKIDLLKTIRLAEELGIKIYMLSTGKIAEPLKKAIDATGGRTFTLRDTDNYWRVIDMYEEIHKLEKARLVDKEYTRNASAFLWFGLAGVVSLASGEIIRSLKGFRIIP
- a CDS encoding efflux RND transporter periplasmic adaptor subunit, with amino-acid sequence MSEFDSLDEELLSLRIDEAQKVDFDRRSRSRRRYLFYFILLLILAGGSWVGWKYLTGVHPVEVEVVSVQVIPSGSSTPGMLGTQSLPTVLTAGGYIIPRRKIQLSSKVTGRVASVEVEKGDLVKKGQLLVKLEDAEFRAQVDEAYANLQVAQARLKELEMGSRPQEIEQARANVELAEANLRNAKLNYDRAIRLFKSGVISKGDYDKTETAYEVARAQVTDAKKRYELIKLGPRREQIELARSQVEAAKASLAGAQTFLEATEIRAPIDGTILEKLVEVGEMVTTSFVGERGAKSSVVSLADLNDLQVELDISQSDFNRLQMNQKAIVTPEAYSDRKYDGILVEIAPEANRQKATVQVKVKILNPDKYLRPEMNAKVTFLADELHRPEGSPPLSSLVNRIIIPKSALIRSGNTVRIFLVQDSKAVAQEVKLGGETEQGFEVLEGLVGGEKVIVSGLDKIKPGDPVKIKGM
- a CDS encoding ABC transporter ATP-binding protein yields the protein MGNALVQIQNLSKSFRRDSIEIRVLEHINLEVKEGEFLALMGPSGSGKSTLLNIIAGIDKPTTGEVRVLNTRIASLSEDELAIWRNRHIGFVFQAFNLIPVLTAFENVEIPLLLTRLSKKDRTRQVMTALKLVGLSDRASHYPRQLSGGQEQRVAIARAIVTDPDLILADEPTGDLDAQSANEVLTILEKLNKSLKKTIILVTHDPHAAQRATRIQHLEKGTLRKDEG